From the genome of Eucalyptus grandis isolate ANBG69807.140 chromosome 2, ASM1654582v1, whole genome shotgun sequence, one region includes:
- the LOC104428373 gene encoding receptor-like protein kinase HERK 1, with product MKRNRSLELFLWALSILCLARSSDGYSPPDNYLIDCGSSTNTTVGNRVFLADSLASKFVSTPQNVLASASNSVSSSDVSQLYQTARVFTGSTKYTFPISQSGRHWIRLYFSPFDYQSYNMSTAIFAVSAQNFGLLSNFSASGSVMKEFSLNVTSSNLVVTITPSDKSFAFLNAIEVVSMPDTLIQDGYILPAWKFQGLPSQALETIWRLNMGGAKVSAMNDTLWRNWDPDYGFLVLPNLAKNISKIGAVNYVSGGATADTAPASVYGTATEMNSGSDPNSNFNVTWEFDIDVGSRHLIRFHFCDIVSSSLNQLYFSVYLDSSTVYSDLDLSILSINVLAVPNFFDIVSGLSVSNKIRVSVGPYTANGAYPNAILNGLEIMKLNGAAGTSGSSSGKNVSVIVGTTIGALIAALLAGVLFLWCRRRRQRLAKQGLSKTWIPFSTNGGTSHTMGSKYSNGTTLSVASNLGYRFPFVAVQEATNNFDESWVIGIGGFGKVYRGDLNDGTRVAVKRGNPRSQQGLAEFQTEIEMLSQFRHRHLVSLIGYCDEKSEMILIYEYMENGTLKSHLYGSSVPSLSWKQRLEICIGSARGLHYLHTGYAKAVIHRDVKSANILLDENLMAKVADFGLSKTGPEIDQTHVSTAVKGSFGYLDPEYFRRQQLTEKSDVYSFGVVLLEVLCARPVIDPSLPREKVNLAEWAMKWQKKGQLDQIIDPTLVGKIRPDSLRKFGETAEKCLADYGVDRPSMGDVLWNLEYALQLQEAVVQGDPEENSTNVIGELSPQVHNFSNADPMISTAQFEVSSVDDLSMSKVFSQLVNSEGR from the coding sequence ATGAAGCGCAATAGAAGCTTGGAATTGTTTTTGTGGGCTTTGTCAATCTTGTGTTTGGCTCGGTCTTCAGATGGGTATTCTCCTCCAGATAATTACCTCATAGATTGTGGATCCTCAACCAATACCACTGTAGGTAACCGCGTTTTTCTCGCCGATAGCTTGGCCTCAAAGTTCGTTTCCACCCCGCAAAATGTTCTGGCCAGTGCATCGAACTCTGTTAGTTCTTCTGATGTTTCCCAGCTCTATCAAACCGcgagagtctttactggttccacCAAATACACATTTCCCATCAGCCAGAGTGGTAGGCACTGGATTCGGCTCTATTTCTCTCCTTTTGATTACCAATCTTACAACATGAGCACTGCTATATTTGCTGTTTCAGCCCAAAACTTTGGTCTTCTCAGTAATTTTAGTGCCAGTGGCAGCGTCATGAAAGAGTTTTCCCTGAACGTAACGTCGAGTAACCTTGTTGTCACCATTACCCCCTCCGATAAGTCATTTGCATTTCTGAATGCAATTGAAGTTGTCTCCATGCCCGACACTTTAATTCAGGATGGCTATATTCTTCCTGCTTGGAAGTTTCAAGGTCTCCCATCGCAGGCTCTTGAGACAATCTGGAGATTGAACATGGGTGGAGCAAAAGTTTCTGCTATGAATGATACTCTCTGGAGAAATTGGGATCCCGACTATGGTTTTCTAGTCCTACCTAATCTGGCAAAGAATATATCCAAGATTGGAGCAGTTAACTATGTATCAGGTGGGGCGACTGCGGATACTGCTCCTGCTTCAGTCTATGGCACTGCAACTGAGATGAACTCGGGAAGTGATCCTAATAGCAATTTCAATGTCACCTGGGAGTTTGATATAGATGTTGGATCTAGACACCTTATTCGCTTTCACTTCTGTGATATAGTGAGCTCGTCGCTTAACCAGCTCTACTTCAGTGTCTATCTTGACTCATCTACTGTTTATAGTGACCTTGATTTGAGTATCCTCTCGATCAATGTTTTGGCTGTTCCcaatttctttgatatagtTTCAGGGTTGTCAGTGAGCAACAAGATTCGTGTAAGTGTTGGTCCATACACGGCAAATGGCGCTTACCCCAATGCCATTTTGAATGGGTTAGAGATCATGAAATTGAATGGGGCAGCGGGAACTTCTGGTTCCAGCTCTGGCAAAAATGTCAGTGTCATAGTGGGTACAACTATCGGGGCACTTATTGCAGCACTTTTGGCTGGAGTTCTCTTTTTGTGGTGCCGAAGAAGGCGACAACGACTTGCAAAGCAGGGGCTTTCCAAGACATGGATTCCATTTTCCACTAATGGAGGCACTTCTCACACCATGGGGAGTAAATACTCTAATGGAACAACCCTTAGCGTTGCTTCCAATCTTGGGTATCGCTTTCCCTTTGTGGCTGTTCAAGAGGCCACAAACAACTTTGATGAGAGTTGGGTCATTGGTATTGGTGGTTTTGGAAAAGTGTACCGGGGAGATTTGAATGACGGAACAAGAGTAGCTGTTAAGAGGGGTAATCCTCGGTCCCAACAGGGACTTGCAGAATTCCAAACCGAAATTGAGATGCTTTCACAGTTTCGCCACCGCCATCTGGTTTCTTTGATTGGGTATTGTGATGAAAAGAGTGAGATGATTTTGATTTATGAATACATGGAGAACGGCACGCTGAAGAGCCATCTTTATGGCTCTAGCGTTCCTAGCCTGAGCTGGAAGCAGAGGCTTGAGATATGCATTGGTTCTGCTAGAGGGCTCCACTACCTCCACACTGGCTATGCAAAGGCGGTCATCCATCGCGATGTGAAGTCTGCAAATATTTTGCTTGATGAGAACCTCATGGCAAAAGTTGCTGATTTTGGGCTTTCCAAGACAGGGCCGGAAATTGATCAGACCCATGTGAGTACAGCAGTGAAAGGAAGTTTTGGATACCTTGATCCGGAATACTTCAGAAGGCAACAACTTACTGAAAAATCTGATGTGTATTCATTTGGGGTGGTCTTACTCGAAGTCCTCTGTGCAAGACCTGTTATTGATCCATCACTCCCTAGGGAAAAGGTGAACTTGGCGGAATGGGCAATGAAGTGGCAAAAGAAAGGGCAATTGGATCAGATCATAGACCCTACTCTTGTTGGTAAAATCAGACCCGATTCTCTTCGGAAGTTTGGGGAAACGGCTGAGAAATGCTTGGCTGACTATGGCGTTGATCGGCCTTCAATGGGAGATGTGCTGTGGAATCTGGAATATGCCCTTCAACTTCAAGAGGCGGTTGTGCAAGGAGACCCTGAAGAAAACAGTACTAACGTGATTGGTGAGCTATCTCCTCAAGTCCACAATTTCAGCAATGCCGATCCGATGATTTCCACCGCGCAGTTTGAAGTATCTAGTGTGGACGACCTCTCGATGAGTAAAGTGTTCTCACAGCTTGTGAACTCCGAGGGTAGATGA